The following proteins are encoded in a genomic region of Oryctolagus cuniculus chromosome 6, mOryCun1.1, whole genome shotgun sequence:
- the KCNIP1 gene encoding A-type potassium channel modulatory protein KCNIP1 isoform X2 → MGAVMGTFSSLQTKQRRPSKDIAWWYYQYQRDKIEDELEMTMVCHRPEGLEQLEAQTNFTKRELQVLYRGFKNECPSGVVNEETFKQIYAQFFPHGDASTYAHYLFNAFDTTQTGSVKFEDFVTALSILLRGTVHEKLRWTFNLYDINKDGYINKEEMMDIVKAIYDMMGKYTYPVLKEDTPRQHVDVFFQKMDKNKDGIVTLDEFLESCQEDDNIMRSLQLFQNVM, encoded by the exons ACATCGCCTGGTGGTATTACCAGTATCAGAGAG ATAAGATTGAAGATGAGCTAGAGATGACCATGGTCTGCCATCGGCCTGAgggactggagcagctggaggccCAGACCAACTTCACCAAGAGGGAGCTACAAGTCCTTTACCGAGGCTTCAAAAAT GAGTGCCCCAGCGGTGTCGTCAACGAAGAAACTTTCAAGCAGATCTACGCTCAGTTTTTCCCCCACGGAG ATGCCAGCACATACGCCCATTACCTCTTCAATGCCTTCGACACCACCCAGACAGGCTCCGTGAAGTTCGAG GACTTTGTAACTGCTCTGTCGATTTTGCTGAGAGGAACTGTCCATGAGAAGCTCAGGTGGACATTCAATTTGTATGACATCAATAAAGACGGATACATAAACAAAGAG GAGATGATGGACATTGTCAAAGCCATCTACGACATGATGGGGAAATACACATATCCCGTGCTCAAAGAGGACACTCCCAGGCAGCACGTGGACGTCTTCTTCCAG aaaatggacaaaaataaaGATGGCATCGTGACTTTAGATGAATTTCTTGAATCCTGTCAGGAG gATGACAACATCATGAGGTCTCTCCAGCTGTTCCAAAATGTCATGTGA
- the KCNIP1 gene encoding A-type potassium channel modulatory protein KCNIP1 isoform X1, producing MTMVCHRPEGLEQLEAQTNFTKRELQVLYRGFKNECPSGVVNEETFKQIYAQFFPHGDASTYAHYLFNAFDTTQTGSVKFEDFVTALSILLRGTVHEKLRWTFNLYDINKDGYINKEEMMDIVKAIYDMMGKYTYPVLKEDTPRQHVDVFFQKMDKNKDGIVTLDEFLESCQEDDNIMRSLQLFQNVM from the exons ATGACCATGGTCTGCCATCGGCCTGAgggactggagcagctggaggccCAGACCAACTTCACCAAGAGGGAGCTACAAGTCCTTTACCGAGGCTTCAAAAAT GAGTGCCCCAGCGGTGTCGTCAACGAAGAAACTTTCAAGCAGATCTACGCTCAGTTTTTCCCCCACGGAG ATGCCAGCACATACGCCCATTACCTCTTCAATGCCTTCGACACCACCCAGACAGGCTCCGTGAAGTTCGAG GACTTTGTAACTGCTCTGTCGATTTTGCTGAGAGGAACTGTCCATGAGAAGCTCAGGTGGACATTCAATTTGTATGACATCAATAAAGACGGATACATAAACAAAGAG GAGATGATGGACATTGTCAAAGCCATCTACGACATGATGGGGAAATACACATATCCCGTGCTCAAAGAGGACACTCCCAGGCAGCACGTGGACGTCTTCTTCCAG aaaatggacaaaaataaaGATGGCATCGTGACTTTAGATGAATTTCTTGAATCCTGTCAGGAG gATGACAACATCATGAGGTCTCTCCAGCTGTTCCAAAATGTCATGTGA
- the KCNIP1 gene encoding A-type potassium channel modulatory protein KCNIP1 isoform X4: MGAVMGTFSSLQTKQRRPSKDKIEDELEMTMVCHRPEGLEQLEAQTNFTKRELQVLYRGFKNECPSGVVNEETFKQIYAQFFPHGDASTYAHYLFNAFDTTQTGSVKFEDFVTALSILLRGTVHEKLRWTFNLYDINKDGYINKEEMMDIVKAIYDMMGKYTYPVLKEDTPRQHVDVFFQKMDKNKDGIVTLDEFLESCQEDDNIMRSLQLFQNVM; encoded by the exons ATAAGATTGAAGATGAGCTAGAGATGACCATGGTCTGCCATCGGCCTGAgggactggagcagctggaggccCAGACCAACTTCACCAAGAGGGAGCTACAAGTCCTTTACCGAGGCTTCAAAAAT GAGTGCCCCAGCGGTGTCGTCAACGAAGAAACTTTCAAGCAGATCTACGCTCAGTTTTTCCCCCACGGAG ATGCCAGCACATACGCCCATTACCTCTTCAATGCCTTCGACACCACCCAGACAGGCTCCGTGAAGTTCGAG GACTTTGTAACTGCTCTGTCGATTTTGCTGAGAGGAACTGTCCATGAGAAGCTCAGGTGGACATTCAATTTGTATGACATCAATAAAGACGGATACATAAACAAAGAG GAGATGATGGACATTGTCAAAGCCATCTACGACATGATGGGGAAATACACATATCCCGTGCTCAAAGAGGACACTCCCAGGCAGCACGTGGACGTCTTCTTCCAG aaaatggacaaaaataaaGATGGCATCGTGACTTTAGATGAATTTCTTGAATCCTGTCAGGAG gATGACAACATCATGAGGTCTCTCCAGCTGTTCCAAAATGTCATGTGA